ATGGTTGACTTTGGTGATGATAAATCTCACTTGATTCTTTCATAATATAAACATTAAAAATGTCAGAGATCTTGAGTAAATCATTATCTATTTTGAATTGTTTTCGTATAAGTGCAACATCTTTTTTGTTCATGACTTTCCACTCCTAAGCTACCTTAAGGTATTCTCACCTGTTTCGTAATTCATATATTTTACCATATTGTATTAGTGTTATTAATTATAATGGAATATTTAAGGTCTTTCATTGGCTTACAGTGAAAGACCTTTTCAATTTTTTTCGAAAGTTCATTTGAGTCAAAATATTCATTCATGTATTATAAATATAAATATCTCAAATTATATTATTTTGTTTAATCTAGTAGTTTACAAGTAAAATGGAGGTTGATATGAAGGTTCAGTTTACATTACAAACTAAAATTTTAGGTCTCATTTTCTTTCTTATTTTACTTGTTATTGGAGTTCTTACAGCTACATTTGCGTTCAATGAAACAAAAGAGGATGTGAAACAGGCAGAAGAATTGGCCCTTCAAACAGCTCAAACTCTGTCGTTTATGCCTGCAGTCCAGGAGGGTTTTCGAGAACAAAATGCTAATAGGCAAAGTATGAATTTGGTTATAACTAAAATGATGAATCAAGTAGATGCTACAAGTATTTTTGTTGAAAATCGGGAGAAAAAAATAATTGCTGGAGAAAAGCCTATATCAGAATCTCATGAAACATATAAGGCTCTTGTATTTGGTAGTTCATATGTTACTCATGTTGGGAAGGAAGAAGAAGAGGTTTTAAGAGGGATAGCTCCGATCATTCTTAATCATGGTGATTATACAAAGGTAGAAGGAGCAGTAGTTGTTGAGTTTCAGATGCTAGAAATCCGAGACCGTATTTCAGGTGAAGTAAAAGGAATGGTGATGACTTCTGCAATTGTATTAATAATAGGAGTTATCGGAAGTATTGTTCTTGCACGTAATATTCGAAAAGATACTCTTGGGCTGGAGCCTTATGAAATCGCTTTATTATTTAGAGAGCGTAATGCCATTTTACAATCAGTCAAAGAAGGTATTATTGCCATTGATCAATACGGCAGGGTTACGATGATGAATAAATCAGCTCAACAAATTTTAGACATTTCAAGTCGAGATGAAGTTCAGAGAATTAATGAAATGATCTCATCTGATACTATTTTAAAACTAATGGAATCAAAAAAAGATGTTGTAAATGAGGAAGTGCAGTACAAGGATCGAACTCTTATCGTTAATACTCAGCCAGTTTTAGAGGATGGGGAAAGAGTTGGAACAGTTGCCACCTTTAGAGACAAAACGGAAATGAAAAAGATGGTTGACGCATTTTCTGAGGTGAAGCAGTATTCAGAAGATTTACGGGCACAAGCACATGAGTTTACAAATAAGCTTTATGTCATATTAGGATTAATTCAACTTGGTAAAAAAGAGGAAGCCATACAACTCATTCAAGAAGAAACAAAATCACAAGAACATCATGGTGAACTAATCTTTAATTCAATACAAGATGAGAAAATTCAAGCAATTTTACTAGGAAAACTTGCTAAGGCATCTGAAAAGAAAATTGTCTTTCATATTGATGAAGAGAGTTCACTATCTCCTCTATCAGAAAAATTTAAACTTGCACCGCTAATTATTATTCTAGGAAATATACTAGATAATGCGTTTGATGCAGCTGCTGATAGCAAAGAAAAAAAAGTTTCTTTTTTTGCAACCGATTTTGGGAACGATGTTTTGTTCGAGATAACAGATAGCGGCAAGGGAATACCAGATGGCATGGAAGAAGCCATATTTGATAAAGGTGTCTCATTAAAGGGAGAAAAAAGAGGGTATGGCCTTGCGAATGTGAAAGAGGAAGTGGAGCTTTTAGGTGGCTTTATTGAATTGACAAGTACGGAAGATGAGGGGACTGTATTTTCGGTATTTTTACCAAAGGAATAGATAAAGAGGGGGAACGGGTATGATTAACGTCATCATAGCTGAGGATGACTTTCGGGTTGCTCAAATTCATGAGGCATATTTAGCAGAAGTTAAGGAGATGAATTTAGTAGGAAAAGCAAGCAATGCTAAGGAAACGTTTGAATTATTGGAGAAACTAGATGTTGATTTACTTTTATTAGATGTGTATATGCCTGACCAGCTAGGCACAGAGCTTTTAGCCAAGGTAAGAGAAAACTATCCTGAAGTTGACATCATAATGATTACAGCGGCAACAGACAAAACCTTTATAAATAAAGCACTAAACTATGGAGTAGAACATTACTTAATAAAGCCGATCACCATTGAACGATTTAAAGAAGTAATGGATCAGTATAATAAGAAAAAAGAGTTGTTGAAGTCTGTAACGGATGTGAATCAAGATTTTCTTGATTCTCTATTTGGAGCAGGTGAAAAACAAATAGAAAAGCCTTTGCTTCCTTCAGGCATTGATTATGTTACATTAAAAAAAGTAAAAGAAATCATTGGACTTGAATTCG
This genomic stretch from Metabacillus sp. B2-18 harbors:
- a CDS encoding sensor histidine kinase — translated: MKVQFTLQTKILGLIFFLILLVIGVLTATFAFNETKEDVKQAEELALQTAQTLSFMPAVQEGFREQNANRQSMNLVITKMMNQVDATSIFVENREKKIIAGEKPISESHETYKALVFGSSYVTHVGKEEEEVLRGIAPIILNHGDYTKVEGAVVVEFQMLEIRDRISGEVKGMVMTSAIVLIIGVIGSIVLARNIRKDTLGLEPYEIALLFRERNAILQSVKEGIIAIDQYGRVTMMNKSAQQILDISSRDEVQRINEMISSDTILKLMESKKDVVNEEVQYKDRTLIVNTQPVLEDGERVGTVATFRDKTEMKKMVDAFSEVKQYSEDLRAQAHEFTNKLYVILGLIQLGKKEEAIQLIQEETKSQEHHGELIFNSIQDEKIQAILLGKLAKASEKKIVFHIDEESSLSPLSEKFKLAPLIIILGNILDNAFDAAADSKEKKVSFFATDFGNDVLFEITDSGKGIPDGMEEAIFDKGVSLKGEKRGYGLANVKEEVELLGGFIELTSTEDEGTVFSVFLPKE
- a CDS encoding response regulator, with the protein product MINVIIAEDDFRVAQIHEAYLAEVKEMNLVGKASNAKETFELLEKLDVDLLLLDVYMPDQLGTELLAKVRENYPEVDIIMITAATDKTFINKALNYGVEHYLIKPITIERFKEVMDQYNKKKELLKSVTDVNQDFLDSLFGAGEKQIEKPLLPSGIDYVTLKKVKEIIGLEFDGITSEKVGKKMGASRTTARRYLEYLVGTGEAISEHVYGIVGRPERRYYSKKAE